The proteins below are encoded in one region of Populus alba chromosome 2, ASM523922v2, whole genome shotgun sequence:
- the LOC118063473 gene encoding protein LATE ELONGATED HYPOCOTYL translates to MDTYSSGEDLVIKTRKPYTITKQRERWTEEEHNRFLEALKLYGRAWQRIEEHIGTKTAVQIRSHAQKFFSKLEKEAVAKGVPIGQALEIDIPPPRPKRKPSNPYPRKTGVGPPASQAGAKDGKLLTSTSSPHCRKVLDLEKEPRPEKPNGDERPTNAKENQDDNCSEVFTLLQEAHCSSVASVNKNCVPALEVLKKTNSLREFVTSPKKGNHDACNESFITVEHEANQKLDSSDANQTVLDNGTVKASKSENSCSLHEILFQQKKSDDFIGSLPTDEMQAMQNYPRHVPVHVLDGSLGTCMETPSDLSFQDSMFHPVGDIPACPILYSHPAGSTTTDHPTNLPRSSMHQSFPFFPPPFTPTHHNQDDYRSFLQISSTFSSPVVSTLLQNPAAHAAASFAATFWPYGNVVSSADSPACVQEGFQSGQINPAPSMAAIAAATVAAATAWWAAHGLLPICSPLHTAFACPPASATAIQSADTDQVPPAKPERKETTPDNPPLQGQIQDLEHSEAVQAQKSASKPPTLSSSDSEESGGTKLNTGPKVTDHELNSKAPEVQDSGKTKSRKQVDRSSCGSNTPSSSEIETDALAKAEKGKEEPKEAEANHPASELNCRRSRSSSSMSDSWKEVSEEGRLAFQALFTREILPQSFSPPHDLKSKMHQKEDTEEKKNPDEKDGDASLLDLNSKTWGYCSGYQEGEKNAVAPRCVNDGEEGLLTIGLGHGNLKAHLTGFKPYKRCSLEAKESRMGTIGGQGEEKGPKRLRLEREASV, encoded by the exons TTGGAGAAGGAGGCTGTTGCTAAAGGTGTTCCGATAGGACAAGCACTTGAAATAGACATTCCACCACCACGTCCCAAAAGGAAACCAAGCAATCCTTATCCTCGAAAGACAGGTGTGGGTCCTCCCGCATCACAGGCAGGAGCAAAGGATGGAAAGCTTTTAACTTCAACTTCTTCTCCACATTGTAGGAAAGTTTTAGATTTGGAGAAAGAACCGCGTCCCGAG AAACCTAATGGAGATGAGAGGCCAACCAATGCTAAGGAAAATCAGGATGACAATTGCTCAGAAGTGTTTACCCTTCTCCAAGAAGCTCATTGTTCCTCTGTAGCTTCAGTCAACAAGAATTGTGTACCAGCACTAGAGGTTCTCAAAAAGACTAACTCTTTAAGGGAGTTTGTAACTTCACCGAAGAAGGGAAATCATGATGCATGCAATGAATCCTTTATCACTGTCGAGCATGAAGCAAATCAAAAGTTGGACAGCTCTGATGCCAATCAGACAGTTTTGGATAATGGCACTGTTAAAGCTTCAAAATCAGAAAATTCTTGCTCTTTGCATGAGATATTGTTTCAGCAAAAGAAATCAGATGATTTTATTGGATCATTGCCAACAGATGAGATGCAAGCCATGCAGAACTATCCAAGGCATGTCCCTGTGCACGTTCTAGATGGGAGCCTGGGAACATGTATGGAAACTCCCTCGGATTTGTCATTTCAGGATTCCATGTTTCATCCAGTAGGAGATATTCCAGCGTGTCCTATTTTATACTCACATCCTGCTGGATCCACTACCACTGATCATCCAACAAATTTGCCAAGATCCTCTATGCATcaatcatttcctttttttcctcctCCATTTACCCCAACTCATCATAATCAAGATGACTACAGATCATTTCTCCAAATATCCTCCACATTTTCGAGTCCTGTTGTATCTACTCTGCTACAAAACCCGGCAGCCCATGCTGCAGCAAGCTTTGCAGCTACCTTTTGGCCCTACGGAAATGTGGTGAGTTCTGCAGATTCTCCAGCATGTGTCCAAGAAGGTTTCCAATCGGGGCAAATAAACCCTGCTCCCAGTATGGCAGCTATTGCTGCTGCTACAGTGGCAGCAGCAACTGCATGGTGGGCAGCACATGGACTACTTCCCATATGTTCTCCTCTTCACACTGCCTTTGCCTGCCCTCCTGCTTCTGCAACTGCAATTCAGTCTGCGGATACTGATCAAGTTCCTCCAGCCAAGCCAGAAAGGAAGGAAACAACTCCTGATAATCCTCCTTTGCAAGGTCAAATACAGGACCTGGAGCACTCTGAAGCTGTGCAAGCTCAAAAATCTGCATCAAAACCACCAACGTTGTCATCATCAGATTCTGAAGAGAGTGGAGGCACAAAGCTAAACACTGGACCAAAAGTTACTGATCACGAGTTAAATTCAAAAGCTCCTGAGGTCCAGGATTCAGGCAAAACAAAGAGCAGAAAACAGGTTGACCGTTCTTCATGTGGTTCAAATACACCATCTAGCAGTGAAATTGAGACAGATGCATTAGCAAAGGCTGAGAAAGGCAAGGAAGAGCCAAAAGAAGCTGAAGCAAATCATCCAGCCTCTGAGTTGAACTGTCGCCGCAGCAGAAGTAGCAGCAGCATGAGTGATTCGTGGAAAGAGGTCTCCGAAGAG GGGCGGCTGGCATTTCAAGCACTATTCACCAGAGAGATATTGCCCCAGAGCTTCTCACCTCCACATGATCTGAAGAGTAAGATGCACCAGAAGGAAGAtactgaagaaaagaaaaatccagaTGAGAAAGATGGAGATGCGTCACTGTTAGATCTCAATAGCAAAACATGGGGTTACTGCTCTGGCTATCAAGAAGGGGAGAAAAATGCTGTGGCGCCTAGATGTGTAAACGACGGGGAGGAAGGGCTGCTGACTATTGGACTTGGACATGGAAATCTGAAGGCTCATCTAACCGGATTTAAACCTTACAAAAGGTGTTCACTGGAAGCCAAAGAAAGCAGGATGGGAACCATTGGTGGCCAGGGCGAGGAGAAAGGCCCCAAGAGGTTACGTTTGGAAAGGGAAGCTTCAGTTTGA